The following coding sequences are from one Alosa alosa isolate M-15738 ecotype Scorff River chromosome 13, AALO_Geno_1.1, whole genome shotgun sequence window:
- the isg20l2 gene encoding interferon-stimulated 20 kDa exonuclease-like 2, translated as MSGLMVHYDVSGSSETGGDCKKPTGNDKHKRFLKSRRFLERKGFLNNKQNKTQQRHNSCPNGKFQHQQHHPGPKPFHTADKQALEAGKSFHTKFTPQQREGASSSTSTSVHTNPKPCLGSSQTKKPTAPAASASSSLPQGKTVTATSESIVVTQSVQGSVPPCGNPLKYLAIDCEMVGTGPKGKNSELARCSIVSYEGDVVYDKFIKPINPVTDLRTRWSGIRWQNLRNATPFIEAKKEILKIISGRVVVGHAIHNDLKALKYTHPAGLTRDTSRIPLLNKKAGIPETEVASLKRLTKALFNRDIQVGRNGHSSVEDAKATMDLYKMVAVEWEKALASKPLTQ; from the exons ATGTCGGGACTCATGGTGCATTATGATGTGTCTGGCAGTAGTGAGACTGGCGGGGATTGTAAAAAGCCAACAGGGAACGACAAGCACAAACGTTTCCTCAAGAGTCGACGATTCCTTGAAAGAAAAGGCTTCCtgaataacaaacaaaacaaaacccagCAAAGACACAACTCGTGCCCAAACGGCAAATTCCAACACCAGCAGCATCACCCAGGACCTAAGCCTTTCCACACTGCTGATAAACAAGCTTTAGAAGCCGGCAAATCCTTCCACACAAAATTCACCCCACAGCAAAGAGAAGGTGCAAGTTCCTCCACTTCTACTTCAGTCCATACTAACCCAAAACCCTGCCTCGGTTCTAGTCAGACCAAGAAACCCACAGCCCCTGCAGCCAGTGCCAGCTCATCCTTACCTCAGGGAAAAACGGTTACGGCCACCTCAGAGAGCATTGTTGTCACACAATCGGTCCAGGGGAGTGTGCCCCCCTGTGGTAACCCACTGAAGTACTTGGCCATAGACTGTGAGATGGTGGGCACAGGGCCAAAGGGTAAAAACAGTGAGTTAGCCCGCTGCAGTATTGTGTCCTATGAGGGTGACGTTGTCTATGACAAGTTCATCAAACCCATCAATCCAGTTACGGATCTGAGAACCCGCTGGAGTGGAATCCGTTGGCAGAACCTACGGAACGCCACACCATTTATAGAAGCCAAAAAAGAG ATTTTGAAGATCATCTCCGGCAGGGTGGTGGTTGGCCATGCCATCCACAATGACCTCAAAGCCTTGAAGTACACTCATCCAGCTGGGCTGACACGAGACACCTCTCGCATCCCGCTCCTGAACAAGAAAGCAGGCATACCAGAAACAGAGGTTGCCTCCTTAAAGAGACTCACCAAGGCTCTTTTCAATCGTGACATTCAG GTTGGGCGGAATGGGCATTCCTCAGTGGAAGATGCAAAGGCCACCATGGACTTGTACAAAATGGTGGCTGTGGAGTGGGAGAAAGCATTAGCATCTAAACCTCTTACTCAGTGA